The Acidobacteriota bacterium genome includes a region encoding these proteins:
- a CDS encoding FkbM family methyltransferase, which translates to MTPFSLLRRFRRVAAFVGVSRSPLQWLPLALLGWARDNPSSTVGRWLPTIRVRPAQLRGQAVTVSATDLGQLMSFEEVFVESVYDLGRVPFTPAVVFDCGGHVGFFSVLARSTYPRVPLIVFEPNPENLGPLRRNLSTGSQVAIHAAAVSTRNGTCRFSATASNAGRTGESDVAGIEVAMLDFAAFVSGDPGAALLIKIDIEGEEGRLVPHLLPVLPRQCALFVETHHGMASREALVDQLASYGFEVSWLRVREPYADLFAVRGLA; encoded by the coding sequence ATGACCCCCTTCTCCCTGCTCCGCCGGTTCCGACGCGTGGCTGCCTTCGTTGGAGTCAGCCGTTCGCCACTGCAATGGCTGCCACTGGCACTCCTCGGCTGGGCCAGGGACAATCCTTCAAGTACGGTCGGCCGTTGGTTACCCACCATCCGGGTGCGGCCGGCGCAGCTGCGCGGCCAGGCAGTGACGGTCAGCGCCACGGACCTGGGCCAGCTGATGTCGTTCGAGGAAGTCTTCGTCGAGTCGGTGTACGACCTGGGCCGCGTGCCGTTCACGCCAGCGGTCGTCTTCGATTGCGGCGGGCACGTCGGGTTCTTCTCGGTGCTGGCCCGGTCCACCTATCCGCGGGTGCCCCTGATCGTATTCGAGCCGAATCCGGAGAACCTTGGCCCTTTGCGCCGGAACCTCTCGACCGGTAGCCAGGTTGCGATACACGCCGCCGCGGTCTCCACGCGGAATGGCACGTGCCGTTTTTCAGCCACCGCGAGCAACGCCGGCCGGACCGGGGAATCCGACGTCGCCGGCATAGAGGTGGCCATGCTGGACTTCGCGGCGTTTGTATCGGGAGACCCCGGGGCGGCCTTGTTGATCAAGATCGATATCGAGGGCGAGGAGGGGCGGCTGGTGCCGCACCTGTTGCCGGTATTGCCCCGGCAATGCGCGTTGTTCGTAGAGACCCATCACGGGATGGCATCGCGTGAGGCGCTGGTCGACCAACTGGCCAGTTACGGCTTCGAGGTAAGCTGGCTGAGGGTGCGCGAACCATACGCAGACCTGTTCGCCGTCAGAGGTCTGGCCTAG
- the rfbC gene encoding dTDP-4-dehydrorhamnose 3,5-epimerase, which produces MRFTPTPLLGAWLIELDPQADARGELVRTYCERTFAAQGLNTRWPQCNHTRTRSRGMIRGLHFQAAPVSEVKLVRCTAGAIWDVIVDLRTDSATYGHHASFELSAESRRQLYVPAGFAHGFQCLTDGCEVSYMMSESFVPELARGVRWDDPALNIAWPIASPQLSERDRNLPLLPTRTTQ; this is translated from the coding sequence ATGCGGTTTACTCCCACGCCGTTACTCGGTGCCTGGCTGATCGAGCTGGACCCCCAGGCCGACGCCCGAGGCGAATTGGTCCGGACCTATTGTGAGCGGACCTTCGCGGCGCAGGGACTCAACACCCGCTGGCCGCAGTGCAATCACACGCGGACCCGGTCGCGCGGCATGATTCGCGGGCTGCATTTTCAAGCGGCTCCCGTATCGGAAGTCAAACTCGTGCGATGTACAGCGGGCGCGATCTGGGACGTGATCGTCGATCTTCGAACCGACTCGGCGACCTATGGCCACCACGCCAGCTTCGAATTGAGCGCCGAAAGCCGGCGCCAGCTGTACGTGCCCGCCGGCTTTGCGCACGGGTTCCAGTGCTTGACGGACGGGTGCGAAGTGTCCTACATGATGTCCGAGTCCTTCGTGCCAGAGCTGGCGCGGGGCGTGCGGTGGGATGATCCTGCGTTGAACATCGCTTGGCCCATCGCCAGTCCACAGCTGTCCGAGCGTGACCGCAACCTACCGCTGCTGCCCACGAGAACGACCCAATGA
- a CDS encoding cephalosporin hydroxylase family protein, with amino-acid sequence MNPQEEQFKNDVAGNIRGLGADHRVKEASLAWIRETARHKYTYNFRWLGRPIIQLPQDIVAMQEVVWSLQPDLIIETGIAHGGSLILYSSLLELNSLCGGPADAEVIGIDIDIRAHNRAAIEAHPMAKRISMIQGSSISPEVIAQVSRRASTKKSVLVCLDSSHTRAHVLAELEAYAPMASPGSYCVVFDTIVDDMPGAMFADRPWGPGDNPKTAVREFLAGHPEFEIDAAIDAKLAVSVAPSGYLRRRQP; translated from the coding sequence ATGAACCCGCAAGAAGAGCAGTTCAAGAACGACGTGGCCGGCAATATTCGCGGCCTCGGCGCCGATCACCGCGTCAAGGAGGCTTCACTCGCGTGGATTCGCGAGACCGCGAGGCACAAGTACACCTACAATTTCCGATGGCTGGGGCGGCCCATCATCCAACTGCCTCAGGACATAGTGGCGATGCAGGAGGTGGTCTGGTCACTTCAGCCGGACCTGATCATCGAGACCGGCATTGCCCACGGGGGATCGCTCATCCTCTATTCGAGTCTCCTCGAGCTGAACAGCCTTTGCGGCGGCCCGGCCGACGCCGAAGTGATCGGCATCGACATCGACATCCGCGCCCACAATCGAGCGGCCATCGAGGCGCACCCGATGGCGAAGCGGATCTCGATGATTCAAGGCTCGAGCATCTCGCCCGAGGTGATCGCACAGGTGAGCCGGCGAGCGTCAACGAAGAAGTCCGTTCTGGTTTGCCTGGACAGCAGTCATACGCGCGCACACGTCCTGGCTGAACTCGAGGCATACGCTCCAATGGCCTCGCCTGGTAGTTACTGCGTCGTCTTCGATACCATCGTTGACGACATGCCGGGTGCAATGTTTGCCGACCGGCCCTGGGGACCCGGCGACAACCCGAAGACAGCGGTGAGGGAGTTCCTCGCCGGTCACCCCGAGTTTGAGATTGACGCGGCGATTGACGCGAAGCTGGCCGTCAGTGTCGCTCCCAGCGGTTACCTGCGACGGCGCCAGCCGTGA
- a CDS encoding class I SAM-dependent methyltransferase, translating into MVTAAHTCLACGRADGQLVLDLGVQPLANNLLTAEDIASSEPRFPLRVFVCPGCWLLQIADLVPPVKLFSEYLYFSSFSDELMRHAKEAADRYCEDYRLGPGSFVVEIASNDGYLLQHIVQANVPCVGIEPAANVARAARDKGIETWTEFFGPDVARRLVQARGPADLVLANNVLAHVPEVHDFIDGLRVLLAPGGRAVIECPYATELIAKTEFDTIYHEHVFYFTLTPLIELFSRHGLAVWNVERIAIHGGSLRVFVGHHGAHPVAPAVGALLAEEQVAGVATMSYYAGFARAVEELRYSLTSMLADLKRQGRRIAAYGASAKGSTLLNYCALGAETLEFVVDRSPHKQGRFTPGSHLPIVAPAELLERMPDVTLLLTWNFADEILAQQRAYRERGGRFLIPIPSPAIR; encoded by the coding sequence CTGGTGACTGCAGCCCACACCTGCCTGGCCTGCGGGAGAGCCGATGGCCAACTCGTCCTCGACCTTGGCGTCCAGCCCTTGGCCAACAACCTATTGACGGCCGAGGACATCGCCAGCTCCGAGCCCAGGTTTCCGCTGCGCGTGTTTGTCTGCCCTGGTTGCTGGCTCCTGCAGATTGCTGACTTGGTGCCGCCGGTGAAGTTGTTCTCCGAATACTTGTACTTTTCCTCCTTCTCGGACGAGCTGATGCGGCACGCGAAGGAGGCCGCCGATCGCTACTGCGAGGACTACCGCTTGGGGCCGGGCAGTTTCGTGGTCGAAATCGCCAGCAACGATGGCTACCTCCTGCAACACATCGTCCAGGCGAACGTACCGTGTGTGGGCATCGAGCCGGCAGCCAACGTTGCCCGCGCGGCGCGGGACAAGGGCATCGAGACCTGGACGGAGTTCTTCGGGCCGGACGTGGCCCGGCGGTTGGTGCAGGCGCGCGGCCCGGCCGATCTCGTCCTCGCCAACAACGTCCTCGCCCACGTTCCCGAGGTCCATGACTTCATCGACGGGTTACGGGTGTTGCTCGCCCCCGGCGGGCGAGCGGTGATCGAGTGTCCCTACGCGACAGAGCTGATTGCCAAGACCGAGTTCGATACCATCTACCATGAGCATGTGTTCTATTTCACGCTCACGCCACTCATCGAATTGTTCAGCCGGCACGGTCTCGCGGTTTGGAATGTCGAGCGGATCGCGATTCATGGTGGCTCGCTGCGGGTCTTCGTTGGACATCACGGCGCGCACCCGGTTGCCCCGGCGGTTGGCGCCTTGCTCGCGGAAGAGCAGGTCGCCGGCGTGGCCACCATGTCCTACTACGCCGGCTTTGCCCGTGCGGTGGAGGAGCTCAGGTACTCCCTGACGTCGATGCTGGCGGACCTGAAACGTCAGGGTCGGCGCATTGCCGCGTACGGCGCCTCGGCCAAGGGCAGCACGCTGCTGAACTACTGCGCCTTGGGCGCCGAGACACTCGAGTTTGTGGTCGATCGCAGCCCGCACAAGCAGGGCCGCTTCACGCCCGGTTCACACCTGCCGATCGTGGCGCCGGCGGAACTGCTGGAGCGGATGCCGGACGTCACCTTGCTGCTGACCTGGAACTTCGCCGACGAGATCCTCGCGCAGCAGCGCGCCTACCGCGAACGGGGCGGTCGGTTTCTCATTCCGATACCGAGTCCGGCGATCCGGTGA
- a CDS encoding glycosyltransferase gives MTAVPASPTTLILSQRRVSAKVYQCCLYEFEDVIASLTDADMIMPVTEGEGSPWQTLARTARNRVARATGRTHAIRTTVSTESVRRDYDVFFAAFMFPSQALVLNHLQGWVERAKTKICFLGEIWLRQFEDPRERQFLEILKAFDHIFVHTASSVQALAAFTGRPCHVLPGAVDAVRFCPGRPAPPRCVDVYSMGRRSEVTHRALLAQAEGGGSFYLYDTASGFDVIDPREHRRLLANLIKRSRYFIAYRHNANISGITGGQEELGARLFEGTAGGAVLLGQPPDCDAFREHFDWDDAVVPIALDAYDIAQSLAELDAQPERIAKIRQLNVVNSLLRHDWAHRWQRILEVADLPPGPKLPKRVDELRFLAAHVRADRAP, from the coding sequence GTGACAGCCGTGCCCGCATCGCCCACGACACTGATTCTGTCGCAGCGGCGAGTCAGTGCGAAGGTGTATCAGTGCTGTCTGTACGAGTTCGAGGACGTCATCGCCTCTCTGACCGACGCCGACATGATCATGCCGGTAACGGAGGGAGAGGGATCGCCGTGGCAGACGCTGGCCCGGACAGCCCGCAACCGCGTGGCAAGGGCCACCGGACGGACCCATGCGATTCGGACCACGGTGTCGACGGAGTCGGTTCGTCGGGACTACGACGTCTTCTTTGCCGCCTTCATGTTCCCAAGCCAGGCGTTGGTTCTGAACCACCTGCAGGGGTGGGTTGAGCGGGCGAAGACGAAGATCTGCTTCCTGGGCGAGATCTGGCTCAGGCAGTTCGAAGACCCCCGAGAACGGCAGTTTCTTGAGATCCTGAAGGCCTTTGACCACATCTTCGTGCATACGGCATCCAGCGTGCAGGCGCTCGCCGCGTTTACTGGACGTCCCTGCCATGTGCTGCCGGGCGCCGTGGATGCGGTGCGCTTCTGTCCCGGGCGCCCCGCGCCTCCTCGCTGCGTCGATGTCTACAGCATGGGACGTCGATCGGAGGTCACCCACCGCGCGCTTCTGGCGCAGGCAGAGGGCGGAGGTTCTTTCTACCTGTACGACACTGCGAGCGGCTTCGACGTGATCGATCCCCGTGAGCACCGGCGGCTGCTCGCCAACCTGATCAAACGCAGCCGCTATTTCATCGCCTACCGTCACAACGCCAACATCTCGGGCATCACCGGGGGCCAGGAGGAACTGGGTGCCCGCTTGTTCGAAGGGACCGCAGGCGGCGCGGTCTTGCTGGGCCAGCCTCCGGACTGCGACGCCTTCCGGGAGCACTTCGACTGGGACGATGCAGTCGTGCCGATAGCGCTTGACGCTTACGACATTGCCCAGAGCCTGGCCGAGCTTGACGCGCAGCCGGAGCGGATTGCCAAGATCCGTCAACTGAACGTTGTTAATTCGCTGCTCCGCCACGACTGGGCGCATCGCTGGCAGCGCATTCTCGAGGTCGCGGACTTGCCGCCAGGGCCCAAACTACCCAAGCGTGTCGACGAACTGCGGTTTCTGGCCGCTCACGTCCGTGCGGACCGTGCACCGTGA
- a CDS encoding DegT/DnrJ/EryC1/StrS family aminotransferase, which produces MERIPVSGPWITRKEIDYVTDAVTNAWYGNANGWHDRFEKAFADYVGVRHAISLPHCTSAIHLALLALDVGPGDEVIVPEITWIASAAPISYVGATAVFADVDSRTWCLDAAAFDRCVTPRTRAVIPVDLYGNMPDMDALGAVAKRHQVAMIEDAAEAIGSEFGGRKAGSFGETGVFSFHGSKTLTTGEGGMLVTNRDDIRDRVLRLRDHGRAPGDRLFCNTEVAYKYKMSSMQAALGAAQLERISELVGRKREIFSWYADELSRVDGISLNYQAVGTLNSYWMVTMVFDQRYRIDKTELLDVMAAKGIDCRPFFHPLSSLPAYAGSPEAALARERNTVSYGLSPRAINLPSALSLTREQVARVCTAAREALGCGR; this is translated from the coding sequence ATGGAGCGCATTCCCGTTTCTGGCCCCTGGATCACGCGCAAGGAAATCGACTATGTCACCGACGCGGTGACCAATGCGTGGTACGGCAATGCCAACGGCTGGCACGATCGCTTCGAAAAGGCCTTTGCCGATTATGTCGGCGTGCGCCATGCCATCAGCCTTCCTCACTGCACTTCCGCGATCCACTTGGCGCTGTTGGCGCTGGACGTTGGCCCCGGCGACGAGGTCATCGTTCCTGAGATCACCTGGATTGCGTCCGCGGCGCCGATCAGCTACGTCGGCGCCACGGCCGTGTTCGCCGATGTCGACTCCCGGACTTGGTGTCTCGACGCGGCGGCGTTCGATCGATGCGTCACGCCGCGCACCAGAGCGGTCATTCCCGTCGACTTGTACGGAAACATGCCCGATATGGACGCCCTCGGTGCCGTGGCCAAACGGCACCAGGTGGCGATGATCGAGGACGCCGCTGAGGCGATCGGCTCGGAGTTCGGCGGCCGCAAAGCCGGCAGCTTTGGAGAGACGGGCGTGTTCAGCTTCCACGGCTCCAAGACGCTCACCACCGGCGAAGGCGGCATGCTGGTGACGAATCGGGATGATATTCGGGATCGTGTTCTCCGTCTTCGTGATCACGGCCGGGCTCCCGGTGACCGCCTGTTCTGCAACACCGAGGTGGCCTACAAATACAAGATGAGCTCGATGCAGGCGGCATTGGGCGCCGCCCAGCTTGAACGCATCAGCGAACTCGTCGGCCGCAAGCGGGAGATCTTCTCCTGGTATGCCGACGAGCTCTCCCGTGTCGATGGCATCAGCCTCAACTATCAGGCGGTGGGCACGCTCAATAGCTATTGGATGGTGACGATGGTGTTCGACCAGCGGTACCGGATTGACAAGACCGAACTGCTCGATGTGATGGCGGCGAAGGGCATCGACTGCCGTCCCTTCTTTCACCCGTTGAGCAGTCTGCCCGCGTACGCGGGCTCACCGGAGGCGGCGCTTGCGAGGGAGCGTAACACGGTGAGCTACGGTCTTAGCCCTCGCGCGATCAACCTGCCGTCCGCGCTCAGCCTGACACGGGAACAGGTGGCGCGCGTCTGCACCGCGGCGCGCGAGGCGTTGGGGTGCGGGCGATGA
- a CDS encoding SDR family oxidoreductase yields MKILITGNMGYVGPCVVQQLRNAYPRAQLVGLDTGLFAHCLTAADVLPETRLDGQMFMDVRDVTHDTLRGVDAVVSLAAISNDVMGTLDEELTLDINWRASVRLAALARECGARSFVFASSCSVYGHAEEGAKTERSSVSPLTAYARSKVMAEEQLRPLAHQDFQITCLRFATACGMSERLRLDLVLNDFVAAALVSNRIEILSDGSPWRPLIHVRDMARAIEWAVGRSAAAGGDWVIVNTGMDEWNHQVKELAEAVAREIPGVVTVVNPDAVPDKRSYRVSFELFRQLAPAHQPRVNLPQAIQELKSGLARMRFGDPGFRNSDFMRVKALSSLRETGRLGPDLRWVAGR; encoded by the coding sequence ATGAAGATATTGATCACCGGGAACATGGGTTATGTCGGCCCATGTGTCGTGCAGCAGCTTCGGAACGCCTATCCGCGCGCGCAGCTCGTCGGTCTTGACACCGGATTGTTTGCCCATTGCCTGACAGCGGCGGACGTCCTGCCGGAGACCCGCCTGGATGGGCAAATGTTCATGGACGTGCGCGACGTGACTCACGACACCCTCCGCGGCGTCGACGCCGTGGTGAGCCTCGCCGCAATCTCCAACGACGTCATGGGGACGTTGGACGAGGAGCTCACCCTGGACATCAACTGGCGAGCGAGCGTGCGCCTGGCCGCGCTGGCCAGGGAATGCGGCGCGCGGAGTTTCGTCTTTGCGTCCAGCTGCAGCGTCTATGGTCATGCCGAAGAGGGCGCCAAGACCGAACGTTCGAGTGTCAGCCCGCTCACTGCCTATGCGCGATCGAAGGTAATGGCGGAGGAGCAGCTCCGACCACTTGCGCATCAGGACTTTCAGATTACGTGCCTTCGGTTCGCCACTGCATGCGGAATGAGCGAGCGGCTCCGGTTGGACCTGGTCCTGAATGACTTCGTCGCGGCGGCCCTGGTCTCGAACAGAATCGAGATCTTGAGTGACGGCTCGCCCTGGCGCCCGCTCATCCACGTCAGGGACATGGCTCGGGCGATCGAGTGGGCGGTCGGGCGGTCCGCCGCGGCAGGTGGAGATTGGGTCATCGTCAATACCGGGATGGACGAATGGAACCATCAGGTGAAGGAACTCGCCGAGGCCGTTGCCCGTGAGATACCTGGTGTGGTTACCGTGGTGAACCCGGACGCCGTGCCCGATAAGCGTTCCTACCGCGTGAGCTTCGAGCTGTTCCGGCAGTTAGCACCGGCTCACCAACCAAGGGTGAATTTGCCGCAGGCGATCCAGGAACTCAAATCAGGGCTCGCCCGGATGCGGTTTGGCGATCCCGGCTTCCGGAACTCCGATTTCATGAGGGTCAAGGCCCTGTCGAGCTTGCGGGAAACGGGCCGGCTTGGTCCGGACCTGCGGTGGGTTGCAGGGCGCTAG
- a CDS encoding FkbM family methyltransferase, with protein sequence MRRLLLYDPRLLCERLAEISLARRRLATLRGTVAARLSEDHIDSMELLQLIRPLAPKVIYDVGANVGTWTLLAKALYPPAEVHAFEPLAVHHEGFERNTRSVEGVQLHRLALGESAGTLPIRVTSFSDASSLLPLSRAGEEQWHIHEVAQEQVPVERLDAWQQQGPRPLPSIIKLDVQGFELGVLRGAARCLEHTSAVLAEVSFREFYEGQCLFHDVVAFLAERGFTLHALARGTALGRPLVTADALFVANCHRALLPR encoded by the coding sequence GTGCGCCGACTGCTGCTATACGACCCACGGCTCCTGTGCGAGCGGCTCGCCGAGATTTCGCTCGCCCGCCGGCGGCTGGCGACGCTGCGCGGCACGGTGGCCGCGCGGCTCTCCGAAGACCATATCGACTCCATGGAGTTGCTTCAGCTGATCCGGCCACTCGCCCCGAAGGTCATCTACGATGTGGGCGCAAACGTGGGCACGTGGACCCTGCTGGCGAAGGCCCTGTATCCCCCCGCGGAGGTGCATGCGTTCGAACCACTCGCGGTGCATCACGAAGGGTTCGAGCGGAATACCCGGAGCGTGGAGGGGGTGCAGCTGCATCGGCTGGCCCTCGGTGAGTCGGCGGGCACCTTGCCGATTCGAGTGACGAGCTTCTCGGACGCTTCGAGCCTCCTGCCGCTTTCGCGGGCCGGTGAGGAGCAGTGGCACATTCATGAGGTCGCGCAAGAACAGGTGCCTGTCGAGCGGCTCGATGCGTGGCAGCAGCAGGGGCCGCGCCCCCTGCCGTCGATCATCAAACTCGACGTACAGGGCTTCGAGCTGGGCGTCCTCCGTGGCGCCGCGCGATGCCTCGAGCACACCAGCGCCGTGCTGGCAGAGGTGAGCTTCAGGGAATTCTATGAAGGGCAGTGCTTGTTTCATGACGTCGTGGCGTTCCTCGCCGAGCGCGGGTTTACGCTGCACGCGCTGGCGCGCGGAACCGCACTCGGCCGGCCCCTCGTCACCGCAGACGCCCTGTTCGTGGCGAATTGCCATCGGGCTCTGCTGCCGCGATGA
- the rfbF gene encoding glucose-1-phosphate cytidylyltransferase — protein sequence MKVVILCGGLGTRLREETEFRPKPMVPIGGRPILWHIMKLYAHHGHTDFILCLGYKGEVIKEYFRNYLWSMSDVTLRLGRQPEIRYHNPPEEENWTVTLLDTGQDTQTGGRLRRALPYVDEDTFLFTYGDGVTDSDINASIRAHESQGKIATVTVVHPTGRFGELAMDGQTIVGFHEKPETEAAFISGGFFVMDKRIGGYLTGDDCVLEREPLQTLAKCGQLNAYNHAGFWQCMDTFREQQLLDRMYVNGQAPWRRW from the coding sequence ATGAAAGTCGTGATTCTCTGCGGCGGTCTGGGGACGCGGTTGCGGGAGGAGACCGAATTCCGCCCCAAGCCGATGGTGCCCATCGGGGGACGCCCGATTCTCTGGCACATCATGAAGCTGTATGCCCACCACGGGCACACGGATTTCATCCTGTGCTTAGGTTACAAGGGCGAAGTCATCAAGGAGTATTTCCGGAACTACCTCTGGAGCATGAGCGACGTTACGCTCAGGCTGGGGCGCCAACCGGAGATCAGGTATCACAACCCGCCCGAAGAAGAGAACTGGACGGTCACTCTACTCGATACGGGACAGGACACCCAGACCGGCGGCCGTCTGCGCCGAGCCCTCCCCTACGTCGACGAGGATACGTTTCTCTTCACCTACGGCGACGGTGTGACCGACAGCGACATCAACGCCTCGATCCGGGCCCACGAGTCGCAGGGCAAGATTGCCACGGTGACGGTTGTGCACCCCACCGGGCGCTTCGGCGAACTGGCGATGGATGGCCAGACGATTGTGGGTTTCCACGAAAAGCCTGAGACGGAGGCGGCGTTCATCAGCGGCGGCTTCTTCGTGATGGACAAGCGCATCGGCGGCTATCTGACCGGCGACGACTGCGTGCTGGAGCGCGAGCCGTTGCAGACCCTGGCGAAGTGCGGCCAGTTGAACGCCTACAACCACGCCGGATTCTGGCAGTGCATGGACACCTTTCGCGAGCAGCAATTGCTCGACCGGATGTACGTCAACGGTCAGGCCCCGTGGCGGCGCTGGTGA
- a CDS encoding transferase, whose amino-acid sequence MTIYLLGASNPETVRVVRAVERVTANVVFAGFLDNDRHKHGTRFWGFPVLGGIERVPELAGADTGFVNLITGSTAVRHETTLAIKRAGGRMVNLIHPNVDLTMVHLGEGLYVQEAVILQAAVSLGDNTSIHMGALIGHETVVGESVFIAHGVSVSGCCRIGDGTFVGTNASILPRRSIGRWATIGAGAVVTKDVPDHAVVVGNPGKIIKYSAPSAPNETGASRHPRSSD is encoded by the coding sequence ATGACCATCTACCTTCTCGGCGCCTCGAATCCAGAGACCGTCAGGGTGGTCCGCGCGGTCGAGCGCGTGACAGCGAATGTCGTGTTCGCAGGTTTCCTGGACAACGATCGACACAAGCATGGCACGAGGTTCTGGGGATTTCCGGTGCTGGGCGGGATTGAGCGGGTGCCCGAGTTGGCCGGCGCCGATACTGGCTTCGTCAATCTCATCACTGGCAGCACGGCGGTCAGGCACGAGACCACGCTGGCGATTAAGAGGGCGGGCGGCCGGATGGTCAACCTGATTCACCCCAACGTCGATCTGACGATGGTCCACCTTGGCGAGGGGCTTTATGTGCAGGAAGCCGTGATCCTGCAAGCCGCGGTTTCCCTTGGCGATAACACCAGCATTCACATGGGAGCCTTGATCGGGCACGAAACCGTCGTCGGCGAGTCGGTGTTCATCGCGCATGGCGTCAGCGTGTCCGGCTGCTGCCGCATCGGTGATGGCACGTTCGTCGGGACGAATGCGTCGATCCTGCCGCGACGGTCCATTGGCCGATGGGCAACCATCGGGGCCGGAGCGGTGGTGACGAAAGACGTGCCGGACCACGCGGTCGTGGTGGGCAATCCCGGCAAGATCATCAAGTACTCGGCGCCCAGCGCCCCGAACGAGACCGGGGCCTCGCGGCACCCGCGGAGCAGCGACTGA